The Kitasatospora albolonga nucleotide sequence ACGGCTCGGCGAGCATGCCGATGACCAGGGAGGTCACGGTGATGCCGAGCTGGGCGCCGGAGAGCTGGAACGTCAGCCGCTTGGCGGCCTTGAGCGCGCTCTCGGCACCGCGCTCACCGGCCTGCGCGGCGCGTTCGAGTTCGCCGCGCTCGATGGTGGTGAGCGAGAACTCTGCCGCGACGAACACCGCGCACGCCAGAGTCAGCCCGAGGGCGAGAAGGAGCAGGAGCACTTCGCTCACCGTGTCACCTCCGTCCCCTGGTGTGCCGGGGCAGGGATGACACGGTTCGTACTGGGAGGCTCACCCATTGCGGTACCGCAGCTCCTTCTCTGTTCGGGTCGTCGGGCTCGACGTTGAGGGGCGGGCGAAACCCGCCCTGTTGATAGTAAAGGGACCGCAAAGCAATGGGGAGTGGTGCGCATCACAGCGCGTGTCCGCCGGACAGGGCCCCGAACAGGAGCCTTCCGTCCCGGCGGGCTGATCCACGTGGCCGGAACCGCACGTATACGGACCGGCTCCGGGAACCGCTCCCCCTCTCCGGGCAGTTTGCCGGGCGAGGCGCGGCACGAACGACGGGAGGCGCCGGTGGAGAGCACCGGACCGGCTGGCACACACGGCATGGACGCTCTCGAGCGTCGTGGCCGGGCGATACCCGCCGGGCGTGCCCGGCGAGGGTGATCCACGCCGGGAGGTGATGGATTCCGGTCAATGTGGACCGGGCTTTCGAACCATTTCTCTCCTGACCGCCCACGCACCCCGCGTACACCCGCACACACCCCCTCGATCCCATATGACCAGAGAATTCTCCCACCCATCCAGAGAAGGAGTGGACGCCGGACATGGTGTTCAAGAAGTTGCTCGGAGCCCTCGGCGTAGGCGGCCCCTCGGTCGACACCGTTCTGCGACCGGGCCCCGCCCTTCCGGGCGGCCCGCTCTCCGGCGAGGTCCGCCTGAGCGGCGGCGGCAGCGACGTGACGGTCGAACGGATCTCCCTCCTCCTGGTCGCCCGCGTCGAGATGGAGGGCCATGACGAGGAGCAGGAGGGCACGGTCGTCCTCGAACGGTTCACCGTCGGCGGCGGATTCCGCCTCACGGAAGGCGCCGAACACGTCGTACCGTTCACCGTCACCCTGCCCTGGGAGACCCCGGTCACCGAGCTCCACGGCCAGCCCCTCGGCCCCGTGCTCGGAATCAGGACGGAGCTGGAGGTGGCCGGAGCCCGGGACAAGGGCGACCTCGACGCGCTCGCGGTGGCCCCGCTGCCGGCCCAGGAAGCGATCCTGGAGGCATTCGGACAGCTCGGCTACGGCTTCAAGTCGGCCGATCTGGAGCTCGGCCACATCCGGGGGACCGGCCAGCAGCTCCCCTGCTACCAGGAGATCGAGATCGTGCCGCCCGCCGGTCAGGCCCACGCCGTGAACGAGATCGAGGTGACGTTCCTCGCCTCACCGGCCGGCCTGGAGGTCGTGATCGAGGCCGACAAGAGGGCCGGGCTCCACTCGGAGAGCCACGACACGGTGCACCGCTTCACGACCTCGCTCCACACCGTGCCGCAGCCCGACCGCAACGCCGAGGTCGACGCCTGGCTGCAACAGGTGATCGGCGCCCACACGGCCCACGCGGCGCCGTACCCGTACGCACAGGGCGGCGGCCACCACCACGACGACGGACACCGCCGCTCGGGCCCCGGCACCGGAGCGGTGGTGGCCGGAGTCGCGGCAGGGGTGGCGGTCGGTGTGGTCGGCGGGATGGTCGCGGCCGAAGTGATCGACGAGATCGGCGACGCCTTCGAGGGCGATGAGGACGGGGAGGGCGACGAGGAGGGGTGACCCCCGGCACGGCCCCGCGCGGCACGAAGGCCCCTTCCCAGGGCTGCCCCAGAACCCGCCGCCCGAACTACCGCCCGAACTGCCGGTGAAGGTATCCGAGACGTCCTAGCGTGCCGGTACGCCCCTTTCGTACAAGCCGATCCAGGAGGTTTCACCATGAAGCACACGAGTCGCCCCACTGTCGGGGGCACCGCGGCAGCCGTCGCGGCTGCCGCACTCGTTCTCGGCGGAGCGGGTACCGCGGCCGCACAGCCGTCGCCCAAGCCCCAGCAGATCGCCTCGGCGCAGCTGCAGACGCACCTCGCCAAGGCGATCGGGCAGGAGCGCACGGCGGCGGCCTGCCTTCCGGTCTGCGCCGGCCAGATCGTGTAGCAGTCCCACCGGACTGACGAGGAGGTAGAGATGAGCACCGCGGACCGTTCCGAGACAAGCAGAACATGGTGCCCGAGCGGAAAGGCCGACGCGCCGGAGTCGGTGGTACTAGGCGTGCGCTCCGGGCAGGGCGGAGAGGTCGTGTACCTCGCCGACCCCGTGCCGGCCAGAGATGTCCTCCCGGTCATCCCGAAGGACGTCGAGCCGACCCGGGTGCTGCGCTTCGCGTCCCACTGCGTCAGCAACTGTCTGCACCGCAGGGGCAATGACTGCACCCTGGTGGAGCGGGTGGCGGCGACGCCGACGGACGAGAACCGGAGCGTGCCGCGGTGCCATCTGCGAACCCACTGCAAATGGTGGGTGCAGATAGGTGTGGACGGGTGCCGCCGGTGCCCGGCCCTGGCCACCACCGTCGTCGAGGGCGACGACCTGGGCGTGCTGGTCGCCGACCCCGGTACGACCCGGGAACAGCTGGAGGCATGGATAGCGGAGGCCGAAACCGAGGCCCCCGCACGGTAGGCGGGCCCACCGAGGCGCGGTACGCAGCGCCTCTTCCTCCGACCGGCACATGCGAGAACACGTCAGCCCGGCAGACAACGACTGCCGGGCTGACGTGCGGGTGGGCGAACGGGTTCCGGCCGCGTCACCTAAGGCTGTGCGTCGCTCTGCGGGCTTCTGCGGGGCCACAGAGGCGGCACCGAAACCGGCCGCCCTCGCACGACACCTCCCCTAAGCGCCGGTCGGCCCCGCTTGCTGCACGACTTCGAAAGACCAGACGGTGGACCCGCTGGCAGCCGACTTGGGCCGCTCCCCACCGCTGTCGCCGCCCTGGTGGGATGCCTTCAT carries:
- a CDS encoding sporulation protein codes for the protein MVFKKLLGALGVGGPSVDTVLRPGPALPGGPLSGEVRLSGGGSDVTVERISLLLVARVEMEGHDEEQEGTVVLERFTVGGGFRLTEGAEHVVPFTVTLPWETPVTELHGQPLGPVLGIRTELEVAGARDKGDLDALAVAPLPAQEAILEAFGQLGYGFKSADLELGHIRGTGQQLPCYQEIEIVPPAGQAHAVNEIEVTFLASPAGLEVVIEADKRAGLHSESHDTVHRFTTSLHTVPQPDRNAEVDAWLQQVIGAHTAHAAPYPYAQGGGHHHDDGHRRSGPGTGAVVAGVAAGVAVGVVGGMVAAEVIDEIGDAFEGDEDGEGDEEG